A section of the Candidatus Zixiibacteriota bacterium genome encodes:
- a CDS encoding IS3 family transposase (programmed frameshift) produces the protein MSRKRRQFDRAFKVEAVRLVTEEGRPLAAVARDLDIGENVLRRWKQQLAKDQDLAFVGTGNLSPEQAELRRLQRENADLREERDILKKAISGLLRPKVVRYAFIRDHRKEYRVSKMCEVLEVSRSGFYTWLRNPESARSRANQALLREIRIAFNRSRQTYGSRRLTVELNESGVSCGENRVARLMRLNGIRAVGKRKYRVTTNSKHNHPVSENLLNRNFSADYPNEVWLSDITYVWTSEGWLYLAGVIDLHSRMLIGWSMGPRLTAALTLEALRQAINRREVKPQLMHHSDRGGQYAATEYQKLLTKTQMICSMSRKGDCWDNAPMESFFATLKTELVNRERFKTRQEAKAKIFEYIEVFYNRQRRHSSLEMKSPVDFERWQTLSS, from the exons ATGTCGAGGAAACGTCGTCAGTTTGACAGAGCTTTCAAAGTTGAAGCGGTGAGATTGGTTACAGAGGAAGGTCGTCCACTCGCCGCAGTTGCCCGTGATTTGGATATTGGCGAGAATGTGTTGCGTCGCTGGAAACAGCAATTGGCTAAAGATCAGGATCTGGCCTTTGTGGGTACCGGCAATTTGTCCCCAGAACAAGCTGAGTTGCGACGTTTACAGCGTGAGAACGCCGATCTTCGTGAGGAGCGCGACATCTTAAAAAAAGCGATCTCGG GTCTTCTCCGACCGAAAGTAGTGAGATATGCGTTCATTCGTGATCATCGGAAAGAGTATCGGGTGAGTAAGATGTGTGAAGTATTGGAGGTGTCTCGTAGCGGGTTTTACACCTGGCTGAGGAACCCTGAGAGTGCGCGTAGCCGTGCCAATCAGGCGTTGCTTCGAGAGATACGTATTGCTTTTAATCGCAGTCGTCAGACTTACGGTTCGCGACGTTTGACGGTTGAACTAAACGAATCGGGTGTGTCATGCGGTGAGAACCGCGTGGCCAGGTTGATGCGCCTTAATGGGATACGGGCCGTTGGCAAGCGCAAGTATCGTGTGACAACCAACTCGAAACACAATCATCCGGTTTCGGAGAATCTGCTGAATCGTAACTTTAGCGCTGACTATCCGAATGAGGTTTGGTTGTCCGATATCACATATGTTTGGACCTCTGAGGGCTGGTTGTACTTAGCTGGTGTGATCGATTTGCACTCACGGATGCTTATCGGCTGGTCGATGGGTCCACGACTGACGGCCGCACTGACCCTTGAGGCCTTGCGTCAGGCTATCAATCGTCGAGAGGTGAAACCTCAGTTGATGCATCATTCGGATCGTGGTGGTCAGTATGCCGCAACAGAGTATCAAAAACTGCTCACAAAAACTCAGATGATTTGCAGTATGAGTCGCAAGGGAGATTGCTGGGACAATGCACCGATGGAGTCATTCTTTGCGACATTGAAAACAGAATTGGTGAATCGAGAACGATTCAAGACAAGACAGGAGGCCAAAGCGAAGATATTTGAATACATTGAAGTGTTTTACAACCGTCAACGCCGTCATTCGTCACTGGAAATGAAAAGCCCGGTTGACTTCGAGCGATGGCAAACCCTATCTTCTTAA
- a CDS encoding ATP-binding cassette domain-containing protein, whose translation MSRKMLISAKNLTISHLGRPIVDKLTLSVSSGELVGLIGANGCGKSTLLATLQARQAGDEAYFTNNDFVLSGHIDFPNDLSLTRLPQNLRREPEILRDSSIDSAAIRLEHRLRTEFSFDAEHDDLSRLSDGQLQKLALIRTLSVEADLTLLDEPSNYLDIDGLTAFESCVRTMKGRGRGFLMVTHDRTMTDNLADRTVYITPNGIYHTQGGFHQAWALKSSDFESRTKRSTQIKRRIARLQQDVHRKSQWADNLEKSKIGAGSGKPTIAKKAKRMAQRAQHASQKAQKEIENLKNSKPLVPKKLDLAFPWHEIKHRQVFALDDLSFDYDAEDPSDRRTSLLQDVSFSASTTDKICLMGSNGAGKSTLLRLIMKQIAPLSGRSYLNTGVNLHYLPQGLEGCFSEPLLLDNFRRCESDETTVRQYLGAAMIRKDKVTEPINRFSQGELMRAAIVRCLLLRSEFLLLDEPTSHLDIESIEVLERMLDSFTGGFLLISHDRSFVQNVAHQLYLLAGSRLRLV comes from the coding sequence GTGTCGCGCAAAATGCTGATAAGTGCAAAAAACCTAACGATCTCTCATCTCGGCCGTCCGATAGTCGATAAGCTGACCCTGTCGGTCTCATCAGGCGAGTTGGTTGGTCTGATCGGTGCCAACGGTTGCGGCAAGAGTACGCTGCTGGCCACTCTGCAAGCCAGGCAGGCGGGAGATGAAGCGTACTTTACCAACAACGATTTCGTTTTGTCTGGTCATATAGATTTCCCCAACGATCTAAGTCTGACCCGATTGCCGCAAAACCTGAGAAGAGAACCTGAAATCCTGCGAGACAGCTCGATCGACTCCGCTGCTATCCGGCTGGAGCATCGCTTGCGAACTGAATTCAGTTTCGACGCCGAGCACGACGATCTGAGCCGGCTCTCCGACGGCCAACTTCAGAAACTGGCGCTGATCCGGACACTGTCGGTCGAGGCTGACCTGACGCTTCTGGATGAGCCGAGTAACTACCTGGACATCGACGGTCTGACCGCTTTTGAGTCCTGTGTCAGGACCATGAAAGGGCGGGGACGAGGCTTCCTGATGGTGACGCACGATCGGACAATGACCGATAACCTGGCCGATCGCACCGTGTACATCACGCCGAACGGTATCTATCACACTCAGGGCGGCTTCCATCAGGCCTGGGCACTCAAGAGTTCCGACTTTGAATCTCGAACGAAACGGTCGACGCAGATCAAGCGCAGGATTGCCCGCCTGCAACAGGACGTACACCGCAAATCGCAGTGGGCCGACAACCTTGAGAAGAGTAAAATCGGCGCCGGGTCCGGCAAACCGACCATCGCCAAAAAAGCCAAGCGGATGGCCCAGCGAGCACAACATGCTTCTCAAAAAGCACAGAAAGAGATCGAGAACCTCAAGAACAGTAAACCGCTGGTGCCCAAAAAACTCGACCTCGCATTCCCCTGGCATGAAATCAAACATCGCCAAGTGTTCGCACTGGACGACTTGTCTTTTGACTACGATGCGGAGGACCCATCCGACCGACGCACCTCTCTGTTGCAGGATGTCAGTTTCTCGGCCTCGACCACCGACAAGATATGTCTGATGGGCTCCAACGGTGCCGGAAAATCGACCCTGCTGCGCTTGATTATGAAACAGATAGCACCTCTCAGCGGACGCAGCTACCTGAACACGGGCGTCAACTTGCACTACTTGCCGCAGGGATTGGAAGGTTGCTTTTCCGAACCTTTGTTGCTGGACAACTTCCGCAGGTGCGAGAGCGATGAGACCACCGTGCGCCAGTACCTGGGTGCGGCCATGATCCGTAAGGACAAGGTGACCGAACCGATCAACCGTTTTTCGCAGGGTGAGTTGATGCGCGCGGCTATCGTGCGATGTCTGCTGTTGCGGTCTGAGTTTCTACTTTTGGATGAACCGACCAGCCATCTCGACATTGAGTCCATCGAAGTGCTTGAACGCATGCTTGACAGTTTCACGGGTGGTTTCCTGCTGATCAGCCACGACCGCAGCTTTGTCCAGAACGTAGCTCACCAGCTTTACCTGTTGGCGGGGTCCAGGCTGCGGCTTGTCTGA
- a CDS encoding M3 family oligoendopeptidase — MTTTLTTIPPAPTWDLESIFPGGSSSPQFKKHREQSAADLVTMADNLAELPESITADTVAEWTGFIDKLQALSENIDLTYSMAGCLSSQNVDDTAANAIEAEADVQVSQWKKLQTGLEARCLKVSDQEFELLLSQPTMKDVSFYLDERRTIAKSKMPLERETLALDLGVNGLHAWSRMYDKIAGGIRVDFTEKGETQKLSMGQIATKLSDPDRSIRQQAFNGMVDGWGQQADQTAMVLNNLGGFKLSLYKHRNWESPLYEPLIMSRLQQTSLDTMWEVIRRETPKLKPYIDAKKKLLGIDKFSWFDQFAPCGKTDKLYSFDDAGKFIVEQAAGFSDDMAEFMQMALENRWIEGEDRPGKRAGGYCTSLGPIKESRIFMTYAGTFENLLTLAHELGHAYHQWVLKERPPFATEYPMNLAETASIFTETLVVDAALEAEHDPQTKLMLLEQKLQGAYTMFCDIHCRYLFEKNFYSERKSGVVSRERLSELMVDAQRRAFAGLLDESGYHPLFWCSKLHFYYTEAPFYNYPYTFGYLFAGGVYDRAQREGSAFADKYSALLSDTGSMTSEDVASKHLGVDLTTEQFWNDAVNRSLSDVDEFVKLAQSL; from the coding sequence ATGACCACCACTCTGACCACTATTCCCCCCGCTCCTACCTGGGACCTGGAGTCGATCTTCCCCGGCGGCAGTAGCTCGCCACAGTTCAAGAAGCACCGTGAACAATCGGCGGCCGACTTGGTGACAATGGCCGACAACCTGGCCGAGCTTCCCGAGAGTATCACCGCCGACACGGTGGCCGAGTGGACCGGATTCATCGACAAGCTGCAAGCCTTGTCCGAGAATATCGACCTCACGTATTCTATGGCCGGATGCTTGAGTTCGCAAAATGTCGACGACACCGCGGCCAACGCCATTGAAGCGGAAGCCGACGTTCAGGTATCGCAGTGGAAAAAGTTGCAGACCGGTCTTGAGGCGCGTTGTCTGAAAGTGTCGGACCAGGAGTTTGAACTCTTGCTGTCGCAGCCGACCATGAAGGACGTCTCTTTCTACCTTGACGAACGACGGACCATCGCCAAAAGCAAGATGCCCCTGGAACGAGAGACGCTGGCTTTGGACCTGGGTGTCAACGGGCTGCACGCCTGGAGCCGGATGTATGACAAGATCGCCGGCGGCATCAGGGTGGACTTCACCGAAAAAGGCGAGACCCAAAAACTCTCGATGGGTCAAATCGCCACCAAGCTGTCCGACCCGGATCGGTCAATCCGGCAGCAAGCGTTCAACGGCATGGTTGATGGTTGGGGTCAGCAGGCTGATCAGACGGCGATGGTGCTCAACAATCTGGGTGGTTTCAAACTCTCCTTGTACAAACACCGCAACTGGGAGTCGCCGCTGTATGAGCCGCTGATAATGTCACGATTGCAGCAGACGTCGCTCGACACCATGTGGGAAGTTATCCGTCGCGAAACACCCAAACTTAAACCTTACATCGACGCCAAAAAGAAACTGTTGGGAATCGACAAGTTTTCGTGGTTCGATCAGTTTGCACCGTGCGGTAAGACCGACAAGCTCTACAGTTTCGATGACGCCGGTAAGTTTATCGTTGAACAGGCGGCCGGGTTCTCGGACGACATGGCCGAGTTCATGCAGATGGCCCTTGAGAATCGTTGGATCGAGGGTGAAGACCGACCGGGTAAACGCGCCGGTGGATACTGCACGTCGCTGGGACCGATCAAAGAGTCGCGCATTTTCATGACCTATGCCGGGACTTTTGAAAACCTGTTGACCCTGGCCCATGAACTGGGCCACGCCTACCACCAATGGGTGCTCAAAGAGCGGCCGCCGTTTGCCACCGAGTACCCCATGAATCTGGCCGAGACGGCATCGATCTTCACCGAAACGCTGGTCGTCGACGCCGCCCTGGAAGCCGAACACGATCCGCAGACTAAACTGATGCTGCTTGAACAGAAACTTCAGGGTGCATACACCATGTTCTGCGATATTCATTGCCGGTACCTGTTTGAGAAGAACTTTTACAGTGAGCGCAAATCCGGCGTGGTGTCTCGCGAACGTCTGAGCGAACTGATGGTCGACGCACAACGTCGCGCCTTCGCAGGGTTGCTTGACGAGTCCGGGTATCATCCGTTGTTTTGGTGTTCCAAGCTGCACTTCTACTATACCGAGGCGCCATTCTATAACTACCCGTACACCTTCGGGTATCTCTTCGCAGGTGGTGTCTATGACCGCGCTCAGCGTGAAGGGTCGGCATTTGCCGACAAGTACTCGGCGCTGTTGTCCGATACCGGCAGTATGACCAGCGAAGATGTGGCGAGTAAACACCTCGGGGTCGACCTTACTACCGAGCAGTTTTGGAACGACGCTGTGAATCGTTCACTTTCGGATGTGGACGAGTTCGTCAAGCTGGCTCAGTCGTTGTAG
- the selD gene encoding selenide, water dikinase SelD yields MPPKFLAQTLEGLPEQSHPDMIVGFNQADDAGVFRLNEQQALVQTVDFFPPIVDDPYQFGQIAAANALSDVYAMGGRPLTGLNIVAFPMGTLPDDYLREILRGGGDKVAEAGAVIVGGHSIKDKELKYGVAVTGVIDPQRVVTNGGAQPGDRLFLTKPLGTGLITTAIKRGAAPEALEKIVATQMAQLNKGPAELMVKHNCHAATDITGYGLLGHALEMAIASDVTVHLDSALIPLMPQALELAEAGMIPGGAGANREFVIDQVSIAASVAFNLKAVLYDPQTSGGLLIALPPKDADAFAIELERTGQFGWMIGTIDPYRTHRIVVD; encoded by the coding sequence ATCCCGCCAAAGTTTTTGGCTCAGACACTTGAAGGACTCCCGGAACAGTCGCACCCTGATATGATAGTGGGATTCAACCAGGCCGATGATGCCGGTGTTTTTCGACTTAACGAACAGCAGGCGCTGGTGCAGACTGTCGATTTCTTTCCGCCGATAGTCGATGATCCGTATCAGTTCGGACAGATAGCGGCCGCTAATGCGTTGTCGGATGTCTATGCCATGGGGGGGCGGCCATTGACCGGATTGAACATTGTCGCTTTTCCTATGGGCACCCTGCCGGACGACTATCTGAGGGAAATACTTCGGGGCGGTGGTGACAAAGTTGCCGAAGCCGGCGCCGTGATTGTCGGCGGTCACTCGATCAAGGACAAGGAACTTAAGTACGGCGTCGCCGTGACCGGTGTCATTGATCCACAGCGAGTCGTTACCAACGGCGGCGCTCAACCCGGTGATCGGCTGTTTCTCACCAAGCCGCTCGGCACCGGACTGATCACTACCGCGATCAAGCGCGGCGCAGCGCCTGAGGCGCTGGAAAAGATTGTCGCAACCCAAATGGCCCAGTTAAACAAAGGACCGGCCGAACTGATGGTGAAACACAACTGTCATGCTGCAACCGACATCACCGGCTACGGTTTGTTGGGTCACGCTCTTGAGATGGCGATAGCATCGGACGTGACCGTGCACCTGGATTCAGCCCTGATACCATTGATGCCGCAAGCTCTGGAATTGGCCGAGGCCGGGATGATCCCCGGCGGCGCCGGGGCAAATCGGGAGTTTGTCATCGACCAGGTTTCAATCGCCGCCTCCGTTGCGTTTAATCTAAAAGCAGTGCTGTACGACCCACAGACTTCCGGTGGCCTGTTGATAGCGCTGCCTCCGAAGGACGCCGATGCTTTCGCCATAGAGCTTGAACGCACCGGCCAGTTCGGATGGATGATCGGTACTATCGATCCGTACAGGACCCACAGGATCGTGGTCGACTAA
- a CDS encoding phage Gp37/Gp68 family protein, producing the protein MTARSRIEYTHTTWNPVTGCTKISAGCTNCYAERMARRLHAMGSPNYVNGFELTLHPQMLDQVRTWRKPRMVFVNSMSDLFHKDVPFEFIRKLFEVMTDAPQHIFQILTKRSGRLLKLSPRLNWPENVWMGVTCESKRFYNRIDDLRLTSAYGKFLSLEPLLSSLPGLDLQGIDWAIVGGESGPGARPMEKEWVLDIQGQCREQAVAFFFKQWGGVNKKKTGNRLNGRLCQQYPDKLLSHAAQAELAL; encoded by the coding sequence ATGACCGCCCGATCCCGTATCGAGTACACTCATACCACCTGGAACCCGGTGACCGGCTGTACGAAAATCAGCGCCGGGTGCACCAACTGTTACGCCGAGCGGATGGCCCGCAGGCTGCATGCGATGGGGTCGCCCAACTACGTCAATGGTTTTGAGCTGACCCTGCACCCGCAGATGCTCGACCAGGTGCGCACCTGGCGTAAACCGCGCATGGTCTTTGTCAATTCCATGTCCGATCTGTTTCATAAAGACGTGCCGTTCGAGTTTATTCGGAAGCTGTTCGAGGTGATGACCGACGCACCTCAGCATATCTTTCAAATCCTGACCAAACGATCCGGACGATTGTTGAAACTCTCCCCACGGTTGAATTGGCCGGAGAACGTCTGGATGGGCGTGACATGTGAGAGTAAGCGATTCTACAATCGCATCGACGACCTTCGGTTGACCTCTGCATACGGCAAGTTTCTTTCGCTGGAACCGCTGTTGTCGTCGCTGCCCGGTTTGGACCTGCAAGGCATTGACTGGGCCATTGTCGGCGGAGAATCAGGACCCGGCGCCCGCCCGATGGAGAAAGAGTGGGTGCTGGATATCCAAGGTCAGTGCCGGGAACAAGCCGTCGCGTTTTTCTTCAAACAATGGGGTGGTGTGAACAAAAAGAAAACCGGAAATCGTCTCAACGGACGTCTCTGCCAGCAATATCCCGACAAGCTTTTGTCGCATGCCGCCCAGGCTGAGCTGGCCCTTTAG
- the pdxT gene encoding pyridoxal 5'-phosphate synthase glutaminase subunit PdxT, producing MSKKQPQIGVLALQGDFERHEHQLTLAGAEAVQVRLPSELEPLDGLIIPGGESTTMSYLIDRFAMRAPLVEFGRKRPVWGTCAGMIMLAAKIEDNQAGLKPFGLLDIDVVRNGYGRQVFSFTDHIEASLNGGCMRLEATFIRAPRITRLGAQIKTLAVYQDTPVLVAQGRILASSFHTELDNDLRLLEYFLTHFVGA from the coding sequence ATGTCGAAAAAGCAACCACAGATCGGCGTGCTCGCCCTGCAAGGGGATTTTGAGCGCCATGAACACCAGCTCACACTGGCCGGTGCCGAGGCGGTACAGGTGCGTCTTCCCTCGGAGTTGGAACCGCTCGACGGTCTGATTATTCCCGGTGGCGAGTCGACCACTATGAGTTACTTGATCGACCGCTTCGCAATGCGGGCACCGCTTGTGGAATTCGGGCGAAAAAGGCCTGTCTGGGGCACCTGCGCCGGTATGATTATGTTGGCCGCAAAAATCGAGGACAACCAGGCCGGTCTGAAACCGTTTGGTCTGCTTGACATCGATGTCGTGCGCAACGGATACGGCCGGCAGGTTTTTTCATTCACCGATCATATCGAGGCTAGCCTCAACGGTGGCTGCATGCGGCTTGAAGCCACTTTTATCCGAGCACCGCGGATTACGCGCCTCGGCGCTCAAATCAAGACCCTGGCCGTATATCAGGACACACCGGTACTGGTGGCTCAGGGCCGGATTCTGGCCAGCAGTTTTCACACTGAACTTGACAATGATCTCAGATTGCTTGAATATTTCCTGACACATTTTGTCGGCGCATAG